The DNA window AAATGATTATAAAATGCCAATAAAATAATGTTGCAGGATAAGGAAATATTTTATAGATATAAAACTTATTGATCCAATAAAAAATAATTTGCATTGCTGTTCCTATTAAAAATGTTACCAAAAGATTCTTTTTAACTTTTTTTATAAACTTAATAAGGACAGGAGCTAATAAATATACCTGAATAATAACAGACATAAAATACAAGTGGGAATAACTCTTCCCAAACAGAATCCAAAAGGCCCAGTCAGATACCGATATTAATTGCTCATATTCTATGGCTCCGACAAAATATCTGCACAAAATATAGACAATACTCCAAAATAAATAGGGCATTACTATAGTATGAATCTTTCTTTTATAGAATTTTAATACATTCATTTTTTCCTGTTCTAAATTATAGGTAATCAGAATGGACGCAATGAGTATAAACCCCGGAACAGCAAACTGAATGACTCTATTGAATCCATAATAGATCCCATAAATCATAGTAGCCAAATCAAATCTGCTAATGGGAATATACAACACATGAATAAGCACGACACAAAGAATCAAAATCCCTCTCATTGTTTGTATCTCTGGTATCCATTGCTTTTTCACTGATTTGCCCCCCAATATTTTAAAAGCCAACTCAATGAAGTTACTAATTTCATCAAGTTGGCCCTTCATGTGATGAGCGTATCTTAATTTACTGTTATGATATTAATCGCAATAGGAAGACTGGATCCTGCTGCATTCATCATTTCGAATTCCAATACTTCTTCTTGTCCGTCTTCTAAAACATATTCTATAACTGTAGTTGCATATTCTGAATTCGTTTCGGGAGTAATAAAGTATCCATCATAATTCTTTACTGCTGCTGCACATCTTCCTCCCCTTGGATTGAGTCGAACACGAATTGTTTTTGTTTCTCCTGTATTGTTTACAACAGGAACTTTAATTTTATAAGTCGCCCCATAATGGCCTATATTGCTGATGGTTCCATACTCTTTTCCCAGGCTGGTTTCAGCAGAAAAAATATTATCTGTTTTTCCATTAGAAACCGAATATGCAATCTGGCCAGATCCCGCTTCATATACAGGAAGTTCTGTTGTAAGCTTTGCAAAGGTCCATGTTCCCCTTGGATGCCTATTATCAGAATCTATAGGCAAAGGATCATCTTTTACGGAGGTCAGGCTTAATCCATCCACTTTGCTGACAACTGTACGTACAACATAATTGAGTTTTCCGCTTCCTGATTTTTTCTTTACTTTAAATTCATATTGGAATCCAATTAAACTTCCTGAACTTACATAAAAATCATCAATAACCAATGAGTTTCTGGATCTGATAGCCGTTCTGTCCAAGGCAATGATAGGAAGTTGATTGCTTATACTAAGTTCAGCTATTTTTAAACCTACGTCGTATATGGGCCAGCCTCTGCTGCTGGTTTTAGTCACTCCTCTTGGAGTTACCAGTTCGATATCATTTGTATC is part of the Defluviitalea raffinosedens genome and encodes:
- a CDS encoding acyltransferase, with product MKKQWIPEIQTMRGILILCVVLIHVLYIPISRFDLATMIYGIYYGFNRVIQFAVPGFILIASILITYNLEQEKMNVLKFYKRKIHTIVMPYLFWSIVYILCRYFVGAIEYEQLISVSDWAFWILFGKSYSHLYFMSVIIQVYLLAPVLIKFIKKVKKNLLVTFLIGTAMQIIFYWINKFYIYKIFPYPATLFYWHFIIIWLGLWIGFNYHQCFQIVDKYFKIIIFIWIFSMAFYIKMCFDIELGKPINTFIYQMIWYIYVFLASIIILRISRLIDLKGKSIKVLFNKMGKYSFSIYLIHPFVVTVIKDIVRTSHPVLLTLFTIVSPGVIIVVSIITDRILQRMKRIILFHGNYNVAQRRMECKD